The following coding sequences are from one Pigmentibacter sp. JX0631 window:
- a CDS encoding lysophospholipid acyltransferase family protein translates to MIAKLTNFFTIHGNLGIKVMTFAQKNSISSSKDHFQLLRAIYTWLNVVFLSILFASLVLIFFPIVYFFDRERHSLHWIATKWALSIGKFNPWWKFEVRGKEKLATIGEPVIYVSNHQSQADILALFMLSTRFRWLAKASLFKIPIFGWALSAVGYVPVIRTSKTSGEKSIKLSSSHLKRGTPMLFFPEGTRSKTGELGEFKSGAFRLAKMLNVSIIPITISGCSDLLPKGSLCPKYSRVIIHVHEKIDPTNLTATELMEKSKIAISSKL, encoded by the coding sequence GTGATAGCAAAGCTGACTAACTTTTTTACTATTCATGGAAATTTAGGAATTAAAGTTATGACTTTTGCTCAAAAAAATTCAATATCTTCATCTAAAGATCATTTTCAATTGTTACGAGCAATTTATACATGGTTAAACGTTGTTTTTTTATCAATATTGTTTGCCTCTTTGGTGTTGATCTTTTTTCCTATCGTTTATTTTTTTGATCGTGAGAGGCATTCGCTACATTGGATAGCTACTAAATGGGCTCTTTCTATTGGAAAATTCAATCCGTGGTGGAAATTTGAGGTTAGAGGAAAAGAAAAATTAGCTACCATTGGTGAACCTGTTATATACGTCTCAAACCATCAAAGCCAAGCAGATATTCTAGCTTTATTTATGCTTTCAACTCGGTTTAGATGGTTAGCAAAAGCTTCTTTATTTAAAATCCCTATTTTTGGATGGGCTTTATCAGCTGTTGGATACGTTCCTGTTATTCGGACAAGTAAAACTAGCGGAGAAAAAAGTATAAAACTCTCGTCATCTCATTTAAAAAGAGGCACTCCAATGTTATTTTTTCCAGAAGGCACAAGAAGTAAAACTGGTGAGCTTGGAGAGTTTAAATCAGGGGCTTTTCGCTTAGCAAAGATGCTAAATGTTTCTATCATTCCAATTACAATTTCAGGGTGTTCTGATTTGTTACCGAAAGGATCTTTATGCCCAAAATATTCTAGAGTAATTATCCATGTGCATGAAAAAATTGATCCTACAAATTTAACCGCAACAGAATTAATGGAAAAATCTAAAATAGCAATAAGTTCAAAATTATAA
- the speE gene encoding polyamine aminopropyltransferase, producing MFSKKIPHTLESDSDITSPLDLWYQERHNDEVSFGLHVKKVLHSVQSPFQRVDVFESTGFGRILTLDGLMMCSDRDEFVYHEMISHVPLLVHPNPKRVLVIGGGDGGTLREVLRHDCVQEAVLCEIDGEVVEAAKQFFPSLAFGLNHPRAKVHIGDGVDFVKKSAAAQFDIIIVDSTDPIGPGVGLFSGEFYKEVKRILTPGGIVMAQCESPWENKFDLAKVYGNLKEAFSSVYSMVGTIPSYPYGYWSWGFASDDVHPFESINFEKARAIEKGTKYYNVDIHKSAFALPNFLKQKLHGVVKNA from the coding sequence ATGTTTTCTAAAAAAATACCACACACTCTTGAGTCTGATTCTGACATAACTTCACCACTAGACCTTTGGTACCAAGAACGTCATAACGATGAAGTTTCTTTTGGCTTGCATGTTAAAAAAGTACTTCATTCGGTTCAAAGTCCTTTTCAAAGGGTTGATGTGTTTGAATCTACGGGTTTTGGAAGAATATTAACACTTGATGGTTTGATGATGTGTTCTGATAGGGATGAGTTCGTTTATCATGAAATGATTTCCCATGTCCCACTTTTAGTTCATCCTAATCCAAAGAGAGTATTAGTTATAGGTGGCGGGGACGGTGGAACCCTCCGTGAGGTATTAAGGCACGATTGTGTTCAAGAAGCAGTGCTTTGTGAAATTGATGGTGAGGTTGTTGAAGCTGCTAAACAATTTTTCCCTTCTTTAGCTTTTGGATTAAATCATCCTAGAGCAAAGGTTCATATTGGTGATGGCGTTGATTTCGTTAAAAAAAGTGCTGCAGCGCAATTCGATATCATTATAGTTGATTCAACAGATCCTATTGGTCCTGGTGTTGGATTATTTTCTGGTGAATTTTATAAAGAAGTAAAACGCATTTTAACTCCAGGCGGTATAGTTATGGCGCAATGCGAGTCTCCTTGGGAAAATAAATTTGATTTAGCAAAGGTCTATGGCAATTTAAAAGAGGCGTTTTCTTCAGTTTATTCTATGGTTGGTACAATACCTTCATATCCATATGGCTACTGGTCTTGGGGTTTTGCGAGCGATGATGTTCACCCATTCGAAAGTATAAATTTTGAAAAAGCGCGTGCTATTGAAAAAGGCACTAAGTATTATAATGTCGACATTCATAAGAGTGCATTTGCTTTGCCAAACTTTCTTAAACAAAAACTACACGGCGTAGTTAAAAATGCATAA
- a CDS encoding aldehyde dehydrogenase family protein — protein sequence MSAISSIISGKRTIGTDQFPSINPANKEDTVAVFANATKDECREACSEAKKGWENWKNTPPPIRAGIIANFAKLIEKNKESLAQILTREMGKPIKEARGDIQEAIDTCYFFISEGRRLYGQTVPSEMRNKELYTYRRPLGVFACITAGNFPFAVPSWYFIPALVCGNVCVWKPSEDTPYLSMIFAEMLYAAGVPKNVFHVVFGSGTKTGAALVSLVDEGLIDKIGFTGSTEVGKQIGEICGRNLQTPCLELGGKNPMVVMPDADLDLVVNGALWAGFGTAGQRCTSLGNLIVHKSIKESLTKKLLDKVTNIHIGNPLNETIFYGPMISEKFLKKHIDNLENLVKPHHKLLTAKNGRITDTVKPENFSGNANLGYYAFPSIVDNVTAEDAIFSTETFGPIFNLLSFSDLDEAIYLANKTGYGLSSAIYTNNVQSAYRFRTEISAGMTSINNSTTGAEAHLPFGGNGKSGNGSRQSGIWVVDQFTKWQSVNWDMSGTLQLAQMDTHYINPTDYTVKI from the coding sequence ATGAGTGCAATTTCATCTATTATTTCTGGTAAAAGAACCATAGGGACAGATCAATTTCCTTCAATAAACCCAGCAAATAAAGAAGATACTGTAGCTGTTTTTGCAAATGCAACTAAAGATGAGTGTCGAGAAGCCTGTAGTGAAGCAAAAAAAGGTTGGGAAAATTGGAAAAACACTCCCCCACCGATTCGTGCAGGAATTATAGCAAATTTTGCTAAACTAATAGAAAAAAATAAGGAATCCTTGGCACAGATATTAACCAGAGAAATGGGCAAGCCTATAAAGGAAGCTCGTGGTGATATTCAAGAAGCCATTGATACTTGTTATTTTTTTATTTCTGAAGGCAGAAGATTATACGGACAAACTGTACCGAGCGAAATGCGCAACAAAGAATTGTATACTTATCGCAGACCACTTGGTGTATTTGCTTGTATAACCGCTGGAAATTTTCCTTTTGCAGTTCCAAGTTGGTATTTTATTCCTGCTTTGGTTTGCGGAAATGTCTGTGTATGGAAACCATCAGAAGACACACCATATTTGTCTATGATTTTTGCTGAAATGTTATACGCAGCAGGAGTTCCAAAGAATGTTTTCCATGTTGTTTTTGGTTCAGGTACAAAAACAGGTGCTGCATTAGTTTCTTTGGTCGATGAGGGATTGATAGATAAAATAGGATTTACCGGAAGTACAGAGGTTGGAAAACAAATTGGTGAAATTTGTGGCCGTAATTTGCAAACTCCTTGTTTAGAGCTTGGCGGTAAAAATCCGATGGTTGTCATGCCAGATGCTGATCTAGATCTTGTTGTAAATGGAGCTTTGTGGGCAGGTTTTGGCACAGCTGGTCAACGCTGCACATCATTAGGTAACTTAATTGTGCATAAATCAATTAAAGAATCACTTACTAAAAAATTACTCGATAAAGTTACAAATATTCATATTGGAAATCCATTAAATGAAACCATATTTTATGGACCTATGATTAGTGAAAAATTTTTAAAGAAACATATTGATAACTTGGAAAATTTAGTAAAACCTCATCATAAATTATTAACTGCAAAGAATGGCCGTATCACTGATACTGTAAAACCAGAAAATTTTTCTGGAAATGCAAACTTAGGATATTATGCATTTCCAAGTATTGTTGACAACGTCACAGCTGAAGACGCTATCTTCTCAACTGAAACATTTGGCCCAATATTCAATCTTTTATCTTTTAGTGACCTTGATGAAGCTATATATTTAGCAAATAAAACAGGGTATGGATTAAGTTCAGCTATATATACAAACAATGTTCAATCTGCATATCGTTTTAGGACAGAAATTTCAGCTGGAATGACAAGTATAAATAACAGTACGACGGGTGCTGAAGCGCATCTTCCTTTTGGAGGGAATGGAAAAAGCGGAAATGGCAGTAGACAATCAGGAATTTGGGTTGTTGATCAATTTACAAAGTGGCAATCTGTTAATTGGGATATGAGCGGAACTTTGCAACTTGCACAAATGGATACTCACTATATTAATCCAACTGATTACACAGTTAAAATTTAA
- a CDS encoding phosphopantothenoylcysteine decarboxylase yields MNEGKLSKKNPIASKIASSENENNSHNSTLKDTEVQNISSYLKDVRLAIIGGGGIAAIELPKLARELRRHGATVQFFVTENCLKFIGLDSLRWASQQEVIIHPTGLAEHICTADAVIIIPATADLISKSANGICSDGATTLIQSALGLKKTIIFCPTMHESLSFSPIIEKNKEKLLKLDAVHFTKPRKEEGKDKLPSVDELSINICHIINRRRFYHTNEKNILITLGGTRAMLDPVRCITNLSTGSLGIEVAKTFYAMGTHPTILAANTNKEIPIFDSENTIHLPDYKDMYEFMKDLKVSKYDAFINLVAGSDFLPRSISHSKISSKDENLKIDFIKAKKIIDLEHLQKIPFKIGAKLTSDSEKEGIQIAKELLTNKNLNAVLYSNSSTTWNKKKEHAGVLITKTNGHISETGVKGKKEMAIQFYASFKKFCDSKAD; encoded by the coding sequence ATGAACGAAGGCAAATTATCAAAAAAAAATCCGATAGCAAGTAAAATAGCTTCTTCAGAGAATGAAAATAATTCACATAATTCCACACTCAAAGATACAGAAGTTCAGAACATATCCTCTTATCTAAAAGATGTACGTCTAGCGATTATTGGAGGAGGTGGAATTGCAGCTATAGAGCTCCCTAAACTAGCTAGAGAATTGAGAAGACATGGAGCAACAGTACAATTTTTTGTAACGGAAAATTGTTTAAAATTTATAGGATTAGACAGTTTACGTTGGGCCAGTCAACAAGAAGTAATAATCCATCCAACAGGGTTAGCCGAGCATATTTGCACTGCAGATGCAGTAATAATCATTCCAGCAACGGCAGATTTAATTTCTAAATCTGCAAATGGAATTTGTTCGGATGGTGCAACCACTTTAATTCAAAGTGCATTAGGGCTAAAAAAGACAATTATTTTTTGCCCTACTATGCATGAAAGTTTAAGCTTTTCTCCAATAATAGAAAAAAATAAAGAAAAGCTATTAAAACTAGATGCAGTCCATTTTACAAAACCCAGAAAAGAAGAAGGAAAAGATAAACTGCCATCTGTCGATGAATTATCAATAAATATTTGCCACATAATAAATAGAAGAAGATTTTATCATACAAATGAAAAAAACATATTAATTACACTGGGTGGTACAAGAGCAATGTTAGATCCTGTACGTTGTATAACCAATTTGTCGACAGGTTCGCTTGGAATAGAAGTAGCTAAAACATTTTATGCAATGGGAACACATCCAACAATTCTTGCGGCTAACACAAATAAAGAAATACCAATCTTTGACTCTGAAAATACTATCCATCTTCCAGACTATAAAGATATGTATGAATTTATGAAAGATCTAAAAGTCTCTAAATATGATGCATTTATAAATTTAGTTGCTGGTTCAGATTTCTTACCGAGATCAATTTCCCACTCAAAAATTTCCAGCAAAGATGAAAACCTAAAAATAGATTTCATCAAAGCTAAAAAAATTATAGATCTAGAGCATTTACAAAAAATTCCTTTTAAAATAGGAGCTAAACTTACTTCTGATAGCGAAAAAGAAGGTATTCAAATAGCCAAAGAACTTTTGACCAATAAAAATTTAAACGCTGTTTTATACAGTAATTCAAGTACTACATGGAATAAGAAGAAAGAACACGCTGGAGTACTTATAACAAAGACAAATGGACATATCTCCGAAACAGGTGTAAAGGGGAAAAAAGAAATGGCAATTCAGTTTTACGCATCATTTAAGAAATTTTGTGATAGCAAAGCTGACTAA
- a CDS encoding ABC transporter ATP-binding protein, whose product MTSSNSKYLSSFQLWIQQIGIWPSQFFIFLISVLIIIPLSLGLLCVTSFVIQTINSTPTDLTWSRLLGEQLALWITPLVEGTRFESSIPLSFQREWFTIIFLIVAFVYGFLNFYNEYLIRHLGEKLAKKLRSEIAEKYLSLNYQSAKKVDAGLLSSMVGEDIRETQQTFTRLVSSIIKDGLTTLILLIWLVILDVQLFTLFVTVLIPAGIVLRVTSKTLKKLSRQGLQFESELLSGILERMRGWQTIQVHKAIPYEIIKFNKINDKIYHIWRRATRAKTLGSPLVEWLGTIAGAFIIIAAMRKISDGSLDSNIFINFMLTVALLSDKINRMSSQLNSTRKGTDALHRIKLFLSDQTLESSNHLIEKKEEALNFKIDSVQIKNLTIANHPARPLVEDINVSLKKGSLLVVIGQSGAGKSTFIRTFLGIQTIYQGKILINNTDISEEYYKKIASKICFIPQDPFIFSGSIFENVIYPKKISEPSAQEISEIKKALSLSLLEKDVFSDVSGLSGGEKQRLMFARIFYNQPDLIIIDEGTSALDNANEIKIIENLKTHVQNAITIVIAHRPAIKEYATDILDFSPTKTSQANKAFSDPSVTKELI is encoded by the coding sequence ATGACTTCAAGTAATTCCAAATATCTATCATCATTTCAATTATGGATTCAACAAATTGGAATATGGCCAAGTCAGTTTTTTATTTTTTTAATTTCTGTCCTAATTATTATTCCTCTATCATTAGGTTTACTTTGTGTAACTTCATTCGTTATTCAAACAATTAATTCTACTCCAACAGATTTAACATGGTCTCGACTTCTTGGCGAACAACTTGCATTATGGATAACGCCTTTAGTTGAAGGAACTCGCTTTGAAAGCTCTATACCTCTATCATTTCAAAGAGAATGGTTTACAATTATTTTTTTAATTGTTGCATTTGTTTATGGATTTTTAAACTTTTACAATGAATATTTAATTAGACATTTAGGTGAAAAACTTGCAAAAAAATTAAGATCTGAAATTGCTGAAAAATATTTATCATTAAATTATCAGTCAGCTAAAAAAGTAGATGCAGGACTTTTATCTTCAATGGTAGGCGAAGATATCAGAGAAACTCAACAAACTTTTACAAGACTTGTAAGTAGTATTATTAAAGATGGTTTAACTACTTTAATATTATTAATTTGGTTAGTTATTTTAGATGTTCAACTTTTTACTTTATTTGTTACTGTTTTAATTCCTGCTGGAATAGTTTTACGCGTAACTAGTAAAACATTAAAAAAACTATCTAGACAAGGATTGCAATTTGAAAGCGAATTATTAAGTGGAATATTAGAAAGAATGCGTGGCTGGCAAACCATTCAAGTACATAAAGCAATTCCTTATGAGATAATAAAATTTAATAAAATTAATGACAAAATATATCATATTTGGCGAAGAGCTACTCGTGCTAAAACTTTAGGAAGCCCATTAGTAGAATGGCTTGGAACCATAGCTGGTGCTTTTATAATAATCGCAGCTATGCGAAAAATATCTGATGGATCACTAGATAGTAATATTTTTATTAATTTTATGTTAACTGTTGCACTTTTATCAGATAAAATTAACAGAATGTCGAGTCAATTAAATTCCACCCGTAAAGGAACCGATGCTTTACATAGAATTAAATTATTTTTATCCGACCAAACCTTAGAATCAAGCAATCATTTAATTGAAAAGAAAGAAGAAGCATTAAATTTTAAAATTGACTCAGTCCAAATAAAAAATTTAACCATAGCAAACCATCCTGCAAGACCTCTTGTTGAAGATATAAATGTTTCATTAAAAAAAGGTTCTTTATTAGTTGTTATTGGGCAATCTGGCGCTGGTAAAAGCACATTTATCAGAACATTTCTTGGTATACAAACAATTTATCAAGGAAAAATATTAATAAATAATACCGATATTAGTGAGGAATATTATAAAAAAATTGCAAGTAAAATTTGTTTTATCCCTCAAGATCCATTTATTTTTTCAGGTTCAATTTTTGAAAATGTAATTTATCCTAAAAAAATATCTGAACCTTCTGCGCAGGAAATTTCAGAAATAAAAAAAGCTCTTTCATTATCCTTATTAGAAAAAGATGTTTTTTCAGATGTAAGTGGACTATCTGGCGGCGAAAAACAACGATTAATGTTTGCTAGAATTTTCTACAACCAACCCGATTTAATTATCATTGATGAAGGAACTAGTGCTCTAGATAATGCAAATGAAATTAAAATAATTGAAAATTTAAAAACTCATGTGCAAAACGCAATTACTATCGTGATTGCCCATAGACCTGCTATAAAAGAATATGCTACTGATATATTGGATTTTTCACCAACAAAGACATCGCAAGCCAACAAAGCTTTTAGCGATCCATCAGTAACAAAGGAATTAATATGA